In the Psychromicrobium lacuslunae genome, ACTCGCACTCGGATCTCCTTTGAGGCAGCGGCTAAACGGCTGAGCGCCGATGTAATCAATTTTGCGGTCAAAGGCTCCTCGGTTTCTAAGGGCGAATCACTCAAAGACACCGCGCAAACTTTGGAAGCAATGAGCGCCGATGCGGTAGTGATTCGGCACGGTGCCTCCGGCGCGCCCCAGCAACTGGCGAACTCCGGATGGATCGACGCCGCGGTCATCAATGCGGGTGACGGTACTCACGAGCACCCCACCCAGGCGCTGCTGGATGCCTTCACGATGCGCAGGCACTGGGCCAAGGTGCGTGGCCTTAACTCGATTGGCTCCGATCTGAGTGGGCTACGGGTAGCGATAGCTGGGGACGTCCTGCATTCCCGGGTGGCTCGCTCCAATGTCTGGTTACTGAAGACGCTCGGTGCCTCGGTGACCTTGGTCGCGCCGCCAACGCTGTTGCCGCTCGGGGTCAGTTCCTGGCCCGTTGCGGTGAGCTACGACCTCGACGCCACCCTGGACACCGGGGTGGACGCGATGATGATGCTCCGAGTGCAGGGTGAGCGGATGAATGCCGCGTTCTTCCCCTCGGAACGCGAATACTCGCGGCGTTGGGGCTTCGACGACGCTCGGCTGGCACGGCTGGATAGCCTCGGGCTTAAGGACACCATTGTGATGCACCCAGGCCCGATGAACCGGGGCTTGGAGATTTCCTCCGCGGCGGCAGATTCTGCCCGGTCCACCGTGCTAGATCAGGTAAGAAACGGCGTCGCGGTGCGAATGGCTGCGCTCTATCTGCTGCTGAGCGGTAATTCGAGCTCAGCGCACGGTAGCGCAACTGAAAACTTTGAACGGAGCAAATGATGAGTAAATATTTGATCAAAGGTGCTTCGGTCCTGGGCGGCGAGCGCACCGATCTGCTGGTTGCTGACGGGCGCTTTGCTCCGCTAGAAGACTCGGCGGGGGCAACTGAGATCGACGCTGAAGGGTTAGTTGCGCTGCCGGGCCTGGTCGATCTACACACCCATTTGCGTGAGCCCGGTCGCGAGGATGCCGAAACGGTGCTGACCGGCTCGCAGGCTGCCGCCAAGGGTGGTTTCACCGCAGTGCACGCGATGGCGAACAGCATGCCGGTGGCAGATACTGCCGGGGTAGTTGAGCAGGTTTACCGCCTCGGCCAGGACGCTGGCTGGACCGAGGTGCGGCCAGTGGGCGCGGTGACCGTGGGCCTGGCCGGTCAACGGCTGGCCGAACTCGGCGCGATGGCTGATTCTCGAGCTCGGGTCAGGGTGTTCTCCGACGATGGCATGTGCGTCTGGGACCCGGTGCTAATGCGTCGCGCGCTGGAGTATGTCAAAGCGTTTGATGGCGTGGTGGCCCAACATGCGCAGGAGCCGAGGCTCACCGAAGGCGCCCAGATGAACGAGGGCGAGGTGTCCGCTGTGCTCGGCTTGCAGGGCTGGCCGGCGGTTGCCGAGGAAGCCATTATCGCCCGAGATGTACTGCTGGCTCAGCACGTCGATTCTCGGCTGCACATCTGCCACGTCTCAACTGCGGGCAGCGTCGAGATCATTCGCTGGGCTAAGGCTCGCGGCGTCAAGGTCACCGCCGAGGTTACCCCGCACCACTTGCTACTCACCGACGAACTGGTGCGCAGCTACGATCCTGTTTTCAAGGTCAACCCACCGCTACGCAGCTCCGAAGACGTGCAAGCCTTACGCGCTGCACTGGCCGATGGCACCATCGACGTCGTCGGTACCGATCACGCCCCGCACCCTAGCGAGGCGAAAGAATGCGAATGGGCGCAAGCGGCGATGGGCATGACCGGCTTGGAGACAGCGCTTTCGGTGGTGCAGCACACCATGGTGGAAACCGGACTGATCGGCTGGCAGCAGGTAGCGAAGATTACTTCCCAGACCCCGGCGACGATCGGTCAGTTACCCTGGCAGGGCGGCAGCTTGGCAATTGGTGAAACCGCGCAGCTGACCCTGGTGGACCCGGCCGCACGCTGGACAGTCGACCCACAGAAGATGGCGACCAAGGGGCGCAACTCGCCCTTCGCTGGCTTGGAATTGCCCGGGGCTGTGATAGCCACCTTCCTGAATGGGCACCCCACCGTGCTGAACGGCGAGCTAAATACACCGACCGACGTCGGAGCGCTTTAGTGGACAAGCTGTGGCCAACCATCTTCGCGGTACTGCTCGTGCTCGCGGCCTTCGCGCTGATCTGGGTGGGCTGGCGAAACCGGCAGCGTCGGCAGGCTGAGACCTTGCCGCTCCCTGAGGTGCCGGAGCTAAGCCAAGCTCAGCTTTCGGTGCCAGGCCAGTACGTGGCGACCACCACTGAGGGCGATTGGCTGGACCGGATCGCGGTGCACAGCCTGGGGCTGCGCACTCAGGCAGAGCTCAGTCTGCACCCCGAAGGGATCTTGCTGGCACGTCGCGGGGCACCGGATCTCTTCATTGCAAATGGGCATTACGACGGTGTCCGGCTGGAAAGTGGGATGGCGGGCAAATTCGTCGAAAAGGACGGTTTGGTGGTGCTGAGTTGGAAATTAGGGGAGCAAGCATTAGATACCGGCTTCCGCACACAACGTGCCGCCGATCGCGGTCCGTTGTTCCTCGCATTGCAAAAGCTGGCTCCGCAAGACCCGGCAGAGACACCGACTTTAGAAGCTCAAGAATTAGACAGCACAGAAAAGGATGGCTGAGATGACGCAGGCCACACAGAACTCGGGCAAAGCCCTATTGGTTCTAGAAGACGGTACGACTTTCAGCGGTGAGAGCTACGGCGCCAGTGGCACCGCTCTCGGCGAGGCGGTCTTCGCCACCGGAATGACTGGTTATCAAGAAACCATTACCGACCCGTCTTATGCCGGCCAGCTCGTGGTGCAAACCGCGCCGCATATCGGTAACACCGGTGTGAACGATGAAGACGCCGAATCGCGGAAGATTTGGGTGGCTGGCTACATTGTCCGCGATGCCGCCCGTCGACCCTCGAATTGGCGTTCGGAACGCAGCCTCGACGAAGAACTGATCGCCCAGGGAATCATCGCTATCCAGGGCGTCGATACTCGCGCCATCACCAGGCACTTACGCGAACGCGGTGCTATGAAGGCCGGCATCTTCAGCGGCGAAGCCGCCACCCGACCGGTCGCGGAACTGCTTGCCGAAGTGACTGCGCAAGCCTCGATGGAGGGGCAGCAGCTCGCCGAGACGGTCAGCGTCGAGGATGCTTACATCGTTGAACCGAAAGATCACGGCTGGCAGGGCGCGAATGGCGACGGGACACCCATTTTTAGCATTGCGGCGATCGATCTGGGCATCAAGGCGATGACACCGCAACGCTTCGCCGAGCGGGGCGTCCGGGTTCATGTCTTACCGGCAACCAGTAGTTTTGAGGACGTCCAGGCCGTCAATCCGGATGGCGTCTTCATGTCCAATGGCCCGGGCGACCCGGCTACCGCGGATCGCCAGGTTTCTTTGCTGCGTGAGGTGTTGGGACAAAAGATCCCCTTCTTCGGGATTTGTTTCGGTAACCAGATCCTCGGCCGGGCGCTAGGTTTTGGCACCTACAAGCTGCGCTACGGTCACCGTGGCATCAACCAGCCCGTAATGGACCGGGCTACCGGCAAGGTGGAAATCACCTCGCAGAATCACGGCTTTGCGGTTGATGCACCGAAAGATCGGGTCAGCGACGCTCCTGAGCCCGGTTTTGGCCGGGTCGAGGTGAGCCACGTCAGTCTCAATGACGACGTCGTTGAAGGTCTGAACTGCTTGGATCTGCCCGCTTTTTCGGTTCAGTACCACCCGGAAGCTGCGGCTGGACCGCACGATTCCGCCTATCTGTTTGATCGTTTTATTGACCTAATGGCCAGCACTGCAGAAAAGACCACGGAGGTCAGCGAATAATGCCCAAAAGAGACGATCTAAAATCTGTTCTGGTGATCGGGTCCGGCCCGATTGTGATTGGCCAAGCGGCCGAGTTCGACTACTCGGGCACCCAGGCCTTGAGGGTGTTGAAGGAAGAGGGCCTGCGCGTCATTCTGGTCAACTCCAATCCGGCCACCATTATGACCGATCCGGAGTTCGCCGACGCCACCTACGTTGAGCCGATCACCCCGGAGGTGGTCGAAAAGATCATCGCAAAGGAACGCCCGGATGCTGTGCTGCCGACCTTGGGCGGCCAGACCGCGCTGAATACCGCGATTGCGCTGGATAAAAACGGCGTCTTGGCGAAATACGACGTCGAGCTGATCGGTGCAAATATCGCGGCCATCGAGCTAGGCGAGGACCGCGAGAAGTTCAAGGGCGTGGTGGAGCGCTGCGGCGCGGAGTCTGCCCGTTCGCATATCGTGCATACCTTGGACGAGGCTTTTGAAGCCGCCGCTGACCTGGGCTATCCGCTGGTGGTCCGGCCCTCCTTCACGATGGGCGGGCTGGGCTCGGGTCTGGCCTACAACGAGTCCGATCTGCGCCGTATTGCCGGTGCTGGTATCCAGTACAGCCCTACCTCAGAGGTATTGCTTGAAGAGAGCATCTTGGGTTGGAAAGAGTACGAGCTTGAGATGATGCGGGACAAGAACGACAATGTCGTGGTGGTCTGCTCGATCGAGAATTTTGACCCGGTCGGCGTCCACACCGGAGACTCGATCACGGTGGCTCCGGCAATGACCCTGACCGACCGCGAATATCAGAAACTACGTGATATTTCGATCGCGGTGATCCGGGAAGTCGGCGTTGACACCGGTGGCTGCAATATTCAGTTCGCGATTGAACCGGACACCGGACGGGTCGTGGTGATCGAGATGAACCCTCGGGTCTCCCGCTCCTCGGCGCTGGCCTCCAAAGCGACCGGCTTTGCCATCGCCAAGATCGCCACCAAACTCTCACTCGGCTACACCCTTGATGAAATTCCCAACGACATCACCCAGAAAACCCCGGCAAGCTTCGAGCCAACCCTCGACTACGTAGTGGTCAAGGTGCCGCGCTTCGCCTTTGAGAAGTTCCCGGCAGCCGACCCCACCCTGACCACCACGATGAAGAGCGTGGGCGAGGCGATGGCGATCGGCCGGAACTTCACTGAAGCGTTGCAGAAGGCGCTCCGTTCGCTCGAGCAGAAGGGTGCGCAGCTCGACTTCGGCAGTGTCAACGCCCTCGACGTTCCGGAGCTGCTCGAAGCGGCAAAACGACCGACCACGAATCGCCTCGGCCAGGTGCAGCGCGCGCTAGCCGGCGGAGCAACGGTTGAGCAGCTTTACGCCGCGACCGGTATCGACCCGTGGTTCCTGGATCAGCTGCAACTGCTCAATGAGGTGGCCGCAGAACTTCGCGGTACCGTCCAGCTCGACGGAACTGTTCTGCGCCGCGCCAAGCGGCACGGTTTCTCCGACGCCCAGATCGCCGAGTTGACGCACAACACCGAAGGTGTGGTGCGCGGCGTCCGGCAGGCGCTGGGTATTCGGCCGGTGTACAAGACGGTCGATACCTGTGCTGCCGAGTTTGCCGCCTATACCCCGTACCATTACTCTTCCTACGATCAGCAGGATGAGATAGCACTGCACGAGAAGCCCTCGATTATTATTCTTGGCTCCGGGCCAAACCGGATCGGTCAGGGCATTGAGTTCGATTACTCCTGCGTGCATGCCTCAATGGCGCTGCGTAAGGCCGGCTATGAAACCGTGATGGTGAACTGTAACCCGGAGACCGTCTCCACTGACTACGATGTCTCCACTCGACTCTACTTCGAGCCGCTCACCTTGGAAGACGTGCTTGAGGTGATTGCTGCCGAGGAACGCACCGGGGGAGTGATGGGCGTTTTCGTCCAGCTTGGCGGTCAGACTCCGCTCAAGCTGGCTCAGGACTTGGCCGATGCCGGGGTGCCTATTCTGGGCACCTCACCGGAGGCCATCGACCTGGCCGAACACCGCGGTCAGTTCGCTCGGGTGCTCGACCAGGCCGCTCTGATTGCGCCCAAGAACGGCACCGCAGTTTCCTTCGACGACGCCAAGCGGGTGGCCGATGAGATCGGTTACCCGGTGCTGGTTCGGCCGTCGTACGTGCTTGGTGGCCGCGGTATGGAGATTGTTTATCACGAAGCTCAGCTCTCTCAGTACATCGCCGGAGCCACCGAGATCACTCCGGACCATCCGGTCCTGATCGATCGGTTCCTGGAGGACGCGATCGAAATTGACGTCGATGCACTTTACGATGGCAAGGAACTCTACCTCGGCGGGGTGATGGAACACATTGAGGAGGCTGGTATTCACTCCGGCGACTCGGCCTGTGTGCTGCCGCCGATTACGCTCGGTGGCACGGTGATCGACCGGGTCCGCGAGGCCACCCGGGCGATTGCTGAAGGTGTCGGGGTGCGCGGTTTGATTAATATCCAGTTCGCCCTAGCCTCCGACGTACTCTATGTGCTGGAAGCTAATCCGCGAGCCTCCCGGACGGTGCCTTTCGTCTCCAAGGCGACCGGCGTGCAGATGGCCAAGGCTGCCGCATTGATCGGTACCGGGGTGACCATCAACCAGCTTCGCAGTGCCTATAAGATGCTGCCACCGGCGTCCGGCCCGGGAGCTTTCGACGGCGGCTCGCTGCCGGTGGGTTCCCCTGTCGCGGTCAAGGAGGCGGTGCTGCCGTTCAGCCGTTTCCGCACCCCGGAGGGTGCCGTAGTCGACTCCCTCCTCGGACCCGAGATGCGTTCCACCGGTGAGGTGATGGGGATTGACAGCCACTTTGATACCGCCTTCGCGAAGAGCCAAGCGGCAGCGAATAATTCGTTGCCGACCCAGGGTAAAGTGTTCGTTTCGGTAGCCAACCGAGATAAGCGGGCGGTGATCATGGCGGTCAAATTACTGGCCGACTTTGGCTTCGAGATTGTCTCCACCGGCGGTACCGCCGAGGTGCTGCGGCGCAACGGCATCCAATCCACTACGGTGCGTAAGGTCGCCGAAGGTACAAGTGCCGAAGGCGAGGGCACCATTGTGGATCTGATTGTGGCCGGAGAGATCGATATGGTGTTCAACACTCCCTCGGGTGGTGAGGCTCGCGGCGACGGCTACGAGATTCGTGCCGCCGCCACTTCGATTGGCATTCCTTGTATCACCACAGTGGCTGAGTTCAACGTTGCGGTGCTCGCCATCGAGGCAATGCGCAGCTTCGAGTGGACGGTTCATAGCCTTCAGGAGCATGCTGAAACGCTGCTCCAGGCAGCGGCGAAGGAGTAGCCATGATCGAGCAGTTTGGCC is a window encoding:
- the carA gene encoding glutamine-hydrolyzing carbamoyl-phosphate synthase small subunit encodes the protein MTQATQNSGKALLVLEDGTTFSGESYGASGTALGEAVFATGMTGYQETITDPSYAGQLVVQTAPHIGNTGVNDEDAESRKIWVAGYIVRDAARRPSNWRSERSLDEELIAQGIIAIQGVDTRAITRHLRERGAMKAGIFSGEAATRPVAELLAEVTAQASMEGQQLAETVSVEDAYIVEPKDHGWQGANGDGTPIFSIAAIDLGIKAMTPQRFAERGVRVHVLPATSSFEDVQAVNPDGVFMSNGPGDPATADRQVSLLREVLGQKIPFFGICFGNQILGRALGFGTYKLRYGHRGINQPVMDRATGKVEITSQNHGFAVDAPKDRVSDAPEPGFGRVEVSHVSLNDDVVEGLNCLDLPAFSVQYHPEAAAGPHDSAYLFDRFIDLMASTAEKTTEVSE
- the carB gene encoding carbamoyl-phosphate synthase large subunit, translating into MPKRDDLKSVLVIGSGPIVIGQAAEFDYSGTQALRVLKEEGLRVILVNSNPATIMTDPEFADATYVEPITPEVVEKIIAKERPDAVLPTLGGQTALNTAIALDKNGVLAKYDVELIGANIAAIELGEDREKFKGVVERCGAESARSHIVHTLDEAFEAAADLGYPLVVRPSFTMGGLGSGLAYNESDLRRIAGAGIQYSPTSEVLLEESILGWKEYELEMMRDKNDNVVVVCSIENFDPVGVHTGDSITVAPAMTLTDREYQKLRDISIAVIREVGVDTGGCNIQFAIEPDTGRVVVIEMNPRVSRSSALASKATGFAIAKIATKLSLGYTLDEIPNDITQKTPASFEPTLDYVVVKVPRFAFEKFPAADPTLTTTMKSVGEAMAIGRNFTEALQKALRSLEQKGAQLDFGSVNALDVPELLEAAKRPTTNRLGQVQRALAGGATVEQLYAATGIDPWFLDQLQLLNEVAAELRGTVQLDGTVLRRAKRHGFSDAQIAELTHNTEGVVRGVRQALGIRPVYKTVDTCAAEFAAYTPYHYSSYDQQDEIALHEKPSIIILGSGPNRIGQGIEFDYSCVHASMALRKAGYETVMVNCNPETVSTDYDVSTRLYFEPLTLEDVLEVIAAEERTGGVMGVFVQLGGQTPLKLAQDLADAGVPILGTSPEAIDLAEHRGQFARVLDQAALIAPKNGTAVSFDDAKRVADEIGYPVLVRPSYVLGGRGMEIVYHEAQLSQYIAGATEITPDHPVLIDRFLEDAIEIDVDALYDGKELYLGGVMEHIEEAGIHSGDSACVLPPITLGGTVIDRVREATRAIAEGVGVRGLINIQFALASDVLYVLEANPRASRTVPFVSKATGVQMAKAAALIGTGVTINQLRSAYKMLPPASGPGAFDGGSLPVGSPVAVKEAVLPFSRFRTPEGAVVDSLLGPEMRSTGEVMGIDSHFDTAFAKSQAAANNSLPTQGKVFVSVANRDKRAVIMAVKLLADFGFEIVSTGGTAEVLRRNGIQSTTVRKVAEGTSAEGEGTIVDLIVAGEIDMVFNTPSGGEARGDGYEIRAAATSIGIPCITTVAEFNVAVLAIEAMRSFEWTVHSLQEHAETLLQAAAKE
- a CDS encoding dihydroorotase, whose protein sequence is MMSKYLIKGASVLGGERTDLLVADGRFAPLEDSAGATEIDAEGLVALPGLVDLHTHLREPGREDAETVLTGSQAAAKGGFTAVHAMANSMPVADTAGVVEQVYRLGQDAGWTEVRPVGAVTVGLAGQRLAELGAMADSRARVRVFSDDGMCVWDPVLMRRALEYVKAFDGVVAQHAQEPRLTEGAQMNEGEVSAVLGLQGWPAVAEEAIIARDVLLAQHVDSRLHICHVSTAGSVEIIRWAKARGVKVTAEVTPHHLLLTDELVRSYDPVFKVNPPLRSSEDVQALRAALADGTIDVVGTDHAPHPSEAKECEWAQAAMGMTGLETALSVVQHTMVETGLIGWQQVAKITSQTPATIGQLPWQGGSLAIGETAQLTLVDPAARWTVDPQKMATKGRNSPFAGLELPGAVIATFLNGHPTVLNGELNTPTDVGAL
- a CDS encoding aspartate carbamoyltransferase catalytic subunit, producing the protein MRHLLSTHDLARADALQILDTAEEMAAVTEREVKKLPALRGRTVVNLFFEDSTRTRISFEAAAKRLSADVINFAVKGSSVSKGESLKDTAQTLEAMSADAVVIRHGASGAPQQLANSGWIDAAVINAGDGTHEHPTQALLDAFTMRRHWAKVRGLNSIGSDLSGLRVAIAGDVLHSRVARSNVWLLKTLGASVTLVAPPTLLPLGVSSWPVAVSYDLDATLDTGVDAMMMLRVQGERMNAAFFPSEREYSRRWGFDDARLARLDSLGLKDTIVMHPGPMNRGLEISSAAADSARSTVLDQVRNGVAVRMAALYLLLSGNSSSAHGSATENFERSK